In Excalfactoria chinensis isolate bCotChi1 chromosome 3, bCotChi1.hap2, whole genome shotgun sequence, one DNA window encodes the following:
- the BUB1 gene encoding mitotic checkpoint serine/threonine-protein kinase BUB1 isoform X1: MAPQTGVTILNDLAYTCRNQGPNSAGTQSCSSDGRQQVTCVTYISKSEVLPTSLSSTVECKQVAMYDKDLLICEGSELSFEELRASRYFKKYERFKRQREQEEKEKEFVREKEVAVLELQALQQKLEQLTQLTKTLEETRLEPASTTSVAPNKTVVHPHVALNATLQQNWMAPCQSPGLVPDQPQSSNLLSKSLTLESAKPAGHWMTSASLTKTPHKEDTVTSQQELREVQNGLLHPPFSNVSAQEHAHPDSAVRWSTRDEHSKKTSSTGLTTCMGMEVSRAGNASFASGNASQATPNTSLGGAMQATPFKVQPSPTVHTKEALGFLMDVFQKPVSPEWSPLEESEEQFEAFFCKSEPDGTLKANVIAPIVPMFSIFEDEEEKENNRIPPPKIKTEEPRTVGECPLTGCTEEETRTPEFLQDDCIVWNASCTNKTLVSCPNNTRDFTEAARLVSTPFNYLSVCSRQALEDKASRNDLQQMDLEFSEELHKKAKTKKLSPALKHITKQGECRGNAITAAASHKLHEQISTSRAEYSSSVGVDKTSLERLPGTEQDGRTARTSGASVLVENPWDKELICKFLSELPKPISTYFNYFEQKSVLPPIQARAELHLGSLTVCVDSLVGEGAFAQVYQASVLNASDPRNNQKVVFKVQKPANPWEFYIATQLVERLDPSMHHLYIHIYSAYFFQNGSILIGELYNYGTLLNAINIYKKLPEKVMPQALVVYFAVKILHMVEELHNCKIIHGDIKPDNFMLGERFLYNDTCDIDDLSHGLTLIDLGQSIDMKLFPEGTAFTAKCETSGFQCIEMLTQKPWNYQTDYFGIAATVYCMLFGTYMQVKNENGVWKPEGSFRRLVNAEVWKEFFDVMLNIPNCHSLPSLTAMRSRLKDLFCKSYAKEIKLLKRRLVVLLIEHKRSGK; the protein is encoded by the exons ATGGCTCCTCAAACGGGTGTTACAATTCTAAATGATCTGGCATACACATGCAGAAATCAG GGTCCCAATTCTGCTGGTACTCAGTCCTGCTCTTCTGATGGAAGACAACAAGT aacgTGTGTTACATACATCTCTAAATCTGAAGTTCTTCCTACATCGTTGTCTTCTACTGTGGAATGCAAACAGGTTGCAATGTATGATAAAGACCTGCTCATTTGTGAAGGCTCTGAGCTTTCATTTGAGGAACTGAGAGCCAGCCGATACTTCAAGAAATATGAGCGCTTCAAAAGACAAAGAGAACAGG aagagaaagagaaggagttTGTGAGGGAAAAAGAGGTCGCTGTCCTTGAACTGCAAGCCCTGCAGCAGAAGCTGGAACAGCTCACTCAGCTCACCAAAACCTTGGAGGAAACTAGGCTGGAACCTGCATCTACAACATCTGTTGCACCAAATAAGACAGTG GTACATCCACATGTAGCACTCAATGCAACTCTGCAGCAGAACTGGATGGCTCCTTGTCAAAGCCCAGGTCTGGTACCAGACCAGCCTCAGTCAAGTAATTTATTATCAAAATCTCTTACGCTGGAGTCAGCAAAACCAGCTGGCCACTGGATGACATCAGCCTCCCTGACGAAAACACCGCACAAGGAAGACACGGTCACAAGTCAACAGGAGCTTAGAGAAGTCCAGAATGGTTTGTTACACCCTCCATTCAGTAATGTTTCAGCTCAGGAACATGCACATCCTGACTCAGCTGTTCGGTGGAGCACCAGAGACGA GCACTCTAAAAAGACATCATCCACTGGACTAACTACTTGCATGGGCATGGAAG tatctAGAGCTGGAAATGCTTCCTTTGCTTCTGGAAATGCTTCTCAGGCTACACCAAACACTTCACTGGGAGGAGCAATGCAGGCAACACCATTCAAAGTGCAACCCTCACCAACAGTTCACACAAAAGAAGCATTGG GATTTCTAATGGATGTATTTCAAAAACCTGTCTCCCCTGAATGGTCTCCTCTTGAAGAAAGTGAGGAGCAATTTGAAGCCTTTTTCTGCAAAAGTg agccTGATGGAACCTTGAAAGCTAATGTCATTGCCCCCATTGTACCTATGTTTTCTATCTTTgaagatgaagaggaaaaagagaacaatag GATTCCACCACCAAAAATCAAGACAGAAGAGCCCAGAACTGTTGGAGAGTGTCCTTTGACTGGCTGCACAGAA GAAGAGACAAGGACACCAGAGTTCTTGCAGGATGATTGTATAGTGTGGAATGCATCGTGCACTAATAAAACATTAGTTTCTTGTCCAAACAACACAAGAGACTTTACAGAAGCTGCCCGGCTTGTATCAACACCGTTTAACTACCTGTCAGTGTGTTCACGGCAAGCTTTGGAGGACAAAG CTTCCAGGAATGACTTGCAGCAAATGGATTTGgagttttctgaagaactgCACAAGAAGGCAAAAACTAAGAAGCTAAG CCCTGCTCTTAAACACATTACAAAACAAGGAGAGTGTCGAGGAAATGCCatcactgcagctgcttctcacaAATTACATGAGCAGATTTCCACTAGCAGAGCTGAATATTCTTCATCTGTTGGGGTGGACAAGACTTCCCTTGAAAGACTGCCTGGAACTGAGCAGGATGGCAGGACAGCCAGGACTAGTGGAGCTTCAG tCCTTGTTGAGAACCCTTGGGATAAGGAATTGATTTGCAAATTCTTATCGGAGCTCCCTAAGCCAATCAGTACCTACTTCAACTATTTTGAACAGAAATCTGTTCTTCCACCTATCCAAGCGAGGGCTGAACTCCATCTTG GTTCCCTCACAGTCTGTGTGGACAGCTTGGTTGGAGAAGGAGCTTTTGCTCAAGTCTACCAGGCTTCTGTTCTGAATGCAAGTGACCCTAGAAACAATCAGAAAGTAGTATTCAAG GTCCAGAAACCAGCCAATCCTTGGGAATTCTACATAGCAACCCAACTGGTAGAAAGACTCGATCCAAGTATGCACCACCTTTATATCCACATTTATTCTGCTTACTTCTTTCAAAATGGAAGTATTTTGATTGGTGAGCTCTATAACTATGGGACTTTGCTG aatgcCATAAACATTTACAAAAAGCTTCCTGAGAAGGTGATGCCTCAAGCACTTGTAGTCTATTTTGCTGTCAAAATTCTTCACATGGTAGAAGAGCTCCACAACTGCAAAATCATTCATGGTGACATTAAACCTGATAATTTCATGCTTGGAGAAAG GTTTCTGTACAACGATACGTGTGACATAGATGATCTCTCTCATGGCCTGACACTCATTGATTTGGGACAGAGTATAGATATGAAGCTCTTTCCTGAAGGAACTGCATTTACTGCAAAGTGTGAAACATCTGGGTTCCAGTGTATTGAAATGCTGACCCAGAAACCATGGAACTACCAG ACGGACTACTTTGGCATTGCAGCAACAGTCTACTGCATGCTGTTTGGTACTTACATGCAagtaaagaatgaaaatggTGTCTGGAAGCCTGAAGGATCCTTCAGAAG GCTTGTCAATGCTGAAGTGTGGAAAGAGTTCTTTGATGTCATGCTAAACATACCAAATTGCCATAGCCTGCCTTCTTTAACCGCTATGCGCAGCAGGCTGAAGGACTTATTTTGCAAGTCatatgcaaaggaaataaagctcCTCAAGAGAAGACTTGTTGTGTTGCTCATAGAGCACAAACGGTCAGGAAAATAG
- the BUB1 gene encoding mitotic checkpoint serine/threonine-protein kinase BUB1 isoform X2, with protein MDEERVARSYEAQIQNYQGNDPLEPWDRYLQWVEGSLTPQEKQKRLPRLLEQLVKAFLADEKYHEDGRFVNHCVKLAEFLDTPCVYFDYMSGRGIGTNASVFYIAWAQQLVKEGLVQCAISVVQKGLRNQAQPQENLQQLYCWLQNYDPWNRSLQGAATVKPLQTSNAENQMAPQTGVTILNDLAYTCRNQGPNSAGTQSCSSDGRQQVTCVTYISKSEVLPTSLSSTVECKQVAMYDKDLLICEGSELSFEELRASRYFKKYERFKRQREQEEKEKEFVREKEVAVLELQALQQKLEQLTQLTKTLEETRLEPASTTSVAPNKTVVHPHVALNATLQQNWMAPCQSPGLVPDQPQSSNLLSKSLTLESAKPAGHWMTSASLTKTPHKEDTVTSQQELREVQNGLLHPPFSNVSAQEHAHPDSAVRWSTRDEHSKKTSSTGLTTCMGMEVSRAGNASFASGNASQATPNTSLGGAMQATPFKVQPSPTVHTKEALGFLMDVFQKPVSPEWSPLEESEEQFEAFFCKSEPDGTLKANVIAPIVPMFSIFEDEEEKENNRIPPPKIKTEEPRTVGECPLTGCTEEETRTPEFLQDDCIVWNASCTNKTLVSCPNNTRDFTEAARLVSTPFNYLSVCSRQALEDKASRNDLQQMDLEFSEELHKKAKTKKLSPALKHITKQGECRGNAITAAASHKLHEQISTSRAEYSSSVGVDKTSLERLPGTEQDGRTARTSGASVLVENPWDKELICKFLSELPKPISTYFNYFEQKSVLPPIQARAELHLGSLTVCVDSLVGEGAFAQVYQASVLNASDPRNNQKVVFKVQKPANPWEFYIATQLVERLDPSMHHLYIHIYSAYFFQNGSILIGELYNYGTLLNAINIYKKLPEKVMPQALVVYFAVKILHMVEELHNCKIIHGDIKPDNFMLGERFLYNDTCDIDDLSHGLTLIDLGQSIDMKLFPEGTAFTAKCETSGFQCIEMLTQKPWNYQTDYFGIAATVYCMLFGTYMQVKNENGVWKPEGSFRRLVNAEVWKEFFDVMLNIPNCHSLPSLTAMRSRLKDLFCKSYAKEIKLLKRRLVVLLIEHKRSGK; from the exons ATGGATGAGGAGAGGGTTGCGCG aagtTACGAGGCTCAGATCCAAAACTACCAAGGGAACGACCCGCTGGAGCCATGGGACAG GTACCTGCAGTGGGTAGAGGGCTCCCTCACACCTCAGGAGAAACAGAAGCGCCTGCCGCGTCTCCTGGAGCAGCTTGTGAAGGCCTTCCTGGCCGATGAGAAGTATCACGAAGATGGCAGATTTGTTAACCATTGCGTTAAGCTG GCAGAGTTCCTCGACACTCCTTGCGTGTATTTTGACTACATGTCTGGTCGGGGAATTGGTACAAATGCTTCCGTCTTCTATATTGCTTGGGCTCAGCAGCTTGTAAAAGAAGGGCTTGTGCAGTGTGCAATATCTGTTGTTCAAAAAGGACTTCGCAACCAGGCACAACCACAAGAGAACCTGCAACAGCTGTATTG CTGGCTGCAGAATTATGATCCTTGGAATCGTTCTCTGCAAG GTGCTGCTACTGTAAAGCCACTTCAAACTTCAAATGCTGAAAATCAAATGGCTCCTCAAACGGGTGTTACAATTCTAAATGATCTGGCATACACATGCAGAAATCAG GGTCCCAATTCTGCTGGTACTCAGTCCTGCTCTTCTGATGGAAGACAACAAGT aacgTGTGTTACATACATCTCTAAATCTGAAGTTCTTCCTACATCGTTGTCTTCTACTGTGGAATGCAAACAGGTTGCAATGTATGATAAAGACCTGCTCATTTGTGAAGGCTCTGAGCTTTCATTTGAGGAACTGAGAGCCAGCCGATACTTCAAGAAATATGAGCGCTTCAAAAGACAAAGAGAACAGG aagagaaagagaaggagttTGTGAGGGAAAAAGAGGTCGCTGTCCTTGAACTGCAAGCCCTGCAGCAGAAGCTGGAACAGCTCACTCAGCTCACCAAAACCTTGGAGGAAACTAGGCTGGAACCTGCATCTACAACATCTGTTGCACCAAATAAGACAGTG GTACATCCACATGTAGCACTCAATGCAACTCTGCAGCAGAACTGGATGGCTCCTTGTCAAAGCCCAGGTCTGGTACCAGACCAGCCTCAGTCAAGTAATTTATTATCAAAATCTCTTACGCTGGAGTCAGCAAAACCAGCTGGCCACTGGATGACATCAGCCTCCCTGACGAAAACACCGCACAAGGAAGACACGGTCACAAGTCAACAGGAGCTTAGAGAAGTCCAGAATGGTTTGTTACACCCTCCATTCAGTAATGTTTCAGCTCAGGAACATGCACATCCTGACTCAGCTGTTCGGTGGAGCACCAGAGACGA GCACTCTAAAAAGACATCATCCACTGGACTAACTACTTGCATGGGCATGGAAG tatctAGAGCTGGAAATGCTTCCTTTGCTTCTGGAAATGCTTCTCAGGCTACACCAAACACTTCACTGGGAGGAGCAATGCAGGCAACACCATTCAAAGTGCAACCCTCACCAACAGTTCACACAAAAGAAGCATTGG GATTTCTAATGGATGTATTTCAAAAACCTGTCTCCCCTGAATGGTCTCCTCTTGAAGAAAGTGAGGAGCAATTTGAAGCCTTTTTCTGCAAAAGTg agccTGATGGAACCTTGAAAGCTAATGTCATTGCCCCCATTGTACCTATGTTTTCTATCTTTgaagatgaagaggaaaaagagaacaatag GATTCCACCACCAAAAATCAAGACAGAAGAGCCCAGAACTGTTGGAGAGTGTCCTTTGACTGGCTGCACAGAA GAAGAGACAAGGACACCAGAGTTCTTGCAGGATGATTGTATAGTGTGGAATGCATCGTGCACTAATAAAACATTAGTTTCTTGTCCAAACAACACAAGAGACTTTACAGAAGCTGCCCGGCTTGTATCAACACCGTTTAACTACCTGTCAGTGTGTTCACGGCAAGCTTTGGAGGACAAAG CTTCCAGGAATGACTTGCAGCAAATGGATTTGgagttttctgaagaactgCACAAGAAGGCAAAAACTAAGAAGCTAAG CCCTGCTCTTAAACACATTACAAAACAAGGAGAGTGTCGAGGAAATGCCatcactgcagctgcttctcacaAATTACATGAGCAGATTTCCACTAGCAGAGCTGAATATTCTTCATCTGTTGGGGTGGACAAGACTTCCCTTGAAAGACTGCCTGGAACTGAGCAGGATGGCAGGACAGCCAGGACTAGTGGAGCTTCAG tCCTTGTTGAGAACCCTTGGGATAAGGAATTGATTTGCAAATTCTTATCGGAGCTCCCTAAGCCAATCAGTACCTACTTCAACTATTTTGAACAGAAATCTGTTCTTCCACCTATCCAAGCGAGGGCTGAACTCCATCTTG GTTCCCTCACAGTCTGTGTGGACAGCTTGGTTGGAGAAGGAGCTTTTGCTCAAGTCTACCAGGCTTCTGTTCTGAATGCAAGTGACCCTAGAAACAATCAGAAAGTAGTATTCAAG GTCCAGAAACCAGCCAATCCTTGGGAATTCTACATAGCAACCCAACTGGTAGAAAGACTCGATCCAAGTATGCACCACCTTTATATCCACATTTATTCTGCTTACTTCTTTCAAAATGGAAGTATTTTGATTGGTGAGCTCTATAACTATGGGACTTTGCTG aatgcCATAAACATTTACAAAAAGCTTCCTGAGAAGGTGATGCCTCAAGCACTTGTAGTCTATTTTGCTGTCAAAATTCTTCACATGGTAGAAGAGCTCCACAACTGCAAAATCATTCATGGTGACATTAAACCTGATAATTTCATGCTTGGAGAAAG GTTTCTGTACAACGATACGTGTGACATAGATGATCTCTCTCATGGCCTGACACTCATTGATTTGGGACAGAGTATAGATATGAAGCTCTTTCCTGAAGGAACTGCATTTACTGCAAAGTGTGAAACATCTGGGTTCCAGTGTATTGAAATGCTGACCCAGAAACCATGGAACTACCAG ACGGACTACTTTGGCATTGCAGCAACAGTCTACTGCATGCTGTTTGGTACTTACATGCAagtaaagaatgaaaatggTGTCTGGAAGCCTGAAGGATCCTTCAGAAG GCTTGTCAATGCTGAAGTGTGGAAAGAGTTCTTTGATGTCATGCTAAACATACCAAATTGCCATAGCCTGCCTTCTTTAACCGCTATGCGCAGCAGGCTGAAGGACTTATTTTGCAAGTCatatgcaaaggaaataaagctcCTCAAGAGAAGACTTGTTGTGTTGCTCATAGAGCACAAACGGTCAGGAAAATAG